A single genomic interval of Fibrobacter sp. UWB4 harbors:
- the nifJ gene encoding pyruvate:ferredoxin (flavodoxin) oxidoreductase, whose product MAKKMIAVDGNEATANVAHKLSEVIAIYPITPSSPMAEHSDNWSAKGQKNIWGQVPRVFEMQSEGGAAGTVHGALQTGALTTTFTASQGLLLMIPNMYKIAGELTPAVFHVTARALAMQGLSIFGDHSDVMACRQTGFAMLASSCVQECQDLALVAHASTLESRVPFMHFFDGFRTSHEVMKIEALEENVIRDVIDDKYVKACRARAMTPDRPTMRGTAQNPDVYFQGRETVNPFYAKVPEIVQKYMDKVASYTGRQYHIVDYVGAADAERVIISMGSSTCTIGDTVKYLNGKGEKVGLVNIRLYRPFPMEAVVAALPKTVKKIAVLDRVKEPGSAGEPLFQDALTAISEAVMAGKMAMPKMIGGRYGLSSKEFTPAMVKAIFDELSKAEPKSRFTVGINDDVCNTSLTIDPNFKLESDFFQAMFFGLGSDGTVGANKNSIKIIGNETDNYAQGYFVYDSKKSGSMTTSHLRFGKSIIDAPYLIGENEADFVACHHTPHLESVDMLKYAKDGATFLVNTPHSADTVWDTFPRPVQEAIIKKHLKVFVIDAYAVAAKTGMGRRINTVMQTCFFSKLGNVLDAETAIKYIKKYAEKTYAKKGMEVVQKNWDAIDASLANLFEVKVPSAVTSTKEFRAPIHGDAPKFVNEVTAEIIKGNGEQLPVSKMPVDGVFPTGTTKYEKRDLALNIPSWNPDACVQCGKCAMVCPHAAIRMKVVDESAVANAPAGFKFTAAKGFKLEGSAKPVFAISVSSYDCTGCGVCTQACIGKDKTDATKKAINMVPQEPIKEQEGKCFDFFVDLPEFDRTKVNKNLVKQAMLLEPLFEFSGSCAGCGETAYVRLVSQLFGDRMVVANATGCSSIYGGNLPTTPWAKNKEGRGPAWANSLFEDNAEFGLGMRLAITKHAKQALSLLDEVADKLPADLVEALKTQTQNDEAGIQAQRANVAKLKEALKDASDDKAVSLRDEFADYLVKKSVWIMGGDGWAYDIGYGGLDHVMATGENVNILVLDTEVYSNTGGQASKSTNRGAVALFAAAGKRAGKKDLGLIAMSYKNVYVGRIAIGANDAQALKVLQEAEAHNGPSLIIAYCPCINHGFDLNNQLQHQKMAVDSGYWTLLRYNPALAAEGKAPLILDSKKPTIPVAEYIYTENRFKALTRTNPEVAKALADDLQKEVDARFAYYEAMSQNTAV is encoded by the coding sequence GAACTGACCCCCGCAGTCTTCCACGTTACTGCACGTGCTCTTGCCATGCAGGGCCTTTCCATTTTCGGTGACCACTCCGACGTTATGGCTTGCCGCCAGACCGGTTTTGCAATGCTCGCCTCCTCTTGCGTTCAGGAATGCCAGGACCTCGCTCTCGTGGCCCACGCTTCCACGCTCGAAAGCCGCGTTCCGTTTATGCACTTCTTTGACGGCTTCCGCACTTCTCACGAAGTCATGAAGATCGAAGCTCTCGAAGAAAACGTCATCCGTGACGTCATCGACGACAAGTACGTCAAGGCTTGCCGTGCACGCGCTATGACTCCGGACCGTCCGACCATGCGCGGTACTGCCCAGAACCCGGACGTTTACTTCCAGGGTCGTGAAACCGTGAACCCGTTCTATGCAAAGGTTCCGGAAATTGTCCAGAAGTACATGGACAAGGTTGCAAGCTACACTGGCCGTCAGTACCACATTGTGGACTACGTCGGTGCTGCCGATGCAGAACGCGTCATCATTTCCATGGGTTCTTCTACTTGCACCATCGGTGATACCGTCAAGTACTTGAACGGGAAGGGCGAAAAGGTCGGTCTCGTCAACATCCGCCTCTACCGTCCGTTCCCGATGGAAGCTGTCGTTGCCGCTCTCCCGAAGACTGTCAAGAAGATTGCAGTCCTCGACCGCGTGAAGGAACCGGGTTCCGCAGGCGAACCGCTCTTCCAGGACGCCCTCACTGCTATTTCCGAAGCTGTGATGGCCGGCAAGATGGCTATGCCGAAGATGATCGGCGGCCGCTACGGTCTTTCTTCCAAGGAATTCACGCCGGCTATGGTCAAGGCCATCTTCGACGAACTTTCCAAGGCTGAACCGAAGTCCCGCTTCACCGTCGGTATCAACGACGACGTTTGCAACACCTCCCTCACGATCGACCCGAACTTCAAGCTCGAAAGCGATTTCTTCCAGGCTATGTTCTTCGGTCTCGGCTCTGACGGTACCGTCGGTGCAAACAAGAACTCCATCAAGATTATCGGTAACGAAACCGACAACTACGCTCAGGGTTACTTCGTCTACGACTCCAAGAAGTCCGGCTCCATGACGACCTCTCACCTCCGCTTTGGTAAGAGCATCATTGACGCCCCGTACCTCATTGGCGAAAACGAAGCTGACTTTGTCGCTTGCCACCATACTCCGCACCTCGAATCTGTCGACATGCTCAAGTATGCCAAGGACGGCGCAACGTTCCTCGTGAACACTCCGCACTCCGCTGACACCGTTTGGGATACCTTCCCGCGTCCGGTTCAGGAAGCCATCATCAAGAAGCACCTCAAGGTGTTCGTCATCGACGCTTACGCCGTCGCTGCAAAGACCGGCATGGGCCGTCGCATCAACACTGTGATGCAGACCTGCTTCTTCTCCAAGCTCGGTAACGTTCTCGATGCAGAAACCGCTATCAAGTACATCAAGAAGTACGCCGAAAAGACCTACGCCAAGAAGGGTATGGAAGTCGTCCAGAAGAACTGGGACGCTATCGATGCTTCTCTTGCCAACCTCTTCGAAGTCAAGGTTCCGTCTGCTGTCACCAGCACGAAGGAATTCCGCGCTCCGATCCACGGCGACGCTCCGAAGTTCGTGAACGAAGTCACTGCCGAAATCATCAAGGGCAACGGCGAACAGCTCCCAGTCTCCAAGATGCCTGTCGACGGTGTGTTCCCGACCGGTACCACCAAGTACGAAAAGCGCGACCTCGCCCTCAACATCCCGTCCTGGAATCCGGACGCTTGCGTACAGTGCGGCAAGTGCGCTATGGTCTGCCCGCACGCAGCTATCCGTATGAAGGTTGTCGACGAATCCGCTGTTGCTAACGCTCCGGCTGGCTTCAAGTTCACGGCAGCCAAGGGCTTCAAGCTCGAAGGTTCTGCAAAGCCGGTGTTCGCAATCTCTGTTTCCAGCTACGACTGTACGGGTTGCGGCGTTTGTACTCAGGCTTGCATTGGCAAGGACAAGACCGACGCTACCAAGAAGGCTATCAACATGGTTCCGCAGGAACCGATCAAGGAACAGGAAGGCAAGTGCTTCGACTTCTTCGTTGACCTCCCGGAATTTGACCGCACCAAGGTTAACAAGAACCTCGTCAAGCAGGCCATGCTCCTCGAACCGTTGTTCGAATTCTCCGGCTCTTGCGCAGGCTGCGGCGAAACGGCTTACGTACGTCTCGTTTCTCAACTCTTCGGTGACCGCATGGTCGTCGCAAACGCAACGGGTTGCTCTTCCATTTACGGTGGTAACCTCCCGACTACACCGTGGGCCAAGAACAAAGAAGGCCGCGGTCCGGCTTGGGCAAACAGCTTGTTCGAAGACAACGCTGAATTCGGTCTCGGCATGCGCCTCGCTATCACGAAGCATGCCAAGCAGGCTTTGAGCCTCCTCGACGAAGTTGCAGACAAGCTCCCGGCTGATCTCGTTGAAGCCCTCAAGACCCAGACGCAGAACGACGAAGCTGGCATTCAGGCCCAGCGCGCTAACGTCGCCAAGCTCAAGGAAGCTCTTAAGGATGCAAGCGACGACAAGGCTGTAAGCCTCCGCGATGAATTCGCTGACTACCTCGTCAAGAAGTCCGTGTGGATCATGGGCGGTGACGGTTGGGCATACGATATCGGTTACGGTGGTCTTGACCACGTGATGGCCACGGGTGAAAACGTGAACATCCTCGTTCTCGATACCGAAGTGTACTCCAACACGGGTGGACAGGCTTCCAAGTCCACGAACCGTGGCGCCGTCGCCCTCTTCGCTGCCGCTGGTAAGCGCGCTGGCAAGAAGGACCTCGGCCTTATCGCCATGAGCTACAAGAACGTTTACGTCGGCCGTATCGCCATCGGCGCAAACGATGCTCAGGCCCTCAAGGTGCTCCAGGAAGCAGAAGCTCACAATGGTCCGTCCTTGATCATTGCTTACTGCCCGTGCATCAACCACGGTTTCGACCTCAACAACCAGCTTCAACACCAGAAGATGGCTGTCGATTCCGGTTACTGGACGCTCCTCCGCTACAACCCGGCCCTCGCTGCCGAAGGAAAGGCTCCGCTTATCCTCGACTCCAAGAAGCCGACTATTCCGGTTGCAGAATACATCTACACTGAAAACCGCTTCAAGGCCCTCACCCGCACCAATCCGGAAGTCGCTAAGGCACTCGCCGACGACCTCCAGAAGGAAGTGGATGCACGCTTCGCTTACTACGAAGCCATGAGCCAGAACACGGCCGTGTAA